One Pseudomonadota bacterium genomic window, CTCACCCTCAGGAACGGGGCCACGCTTGCCGTAGGTAAGCTCCGACTCAAAAAAGACAACCGGATTATCATCTCGGATAGCGCTCTTAAGCAGCCCCTTCATATCGTAGGGGGTTGCAGGTGCAAGAACGATTAATCCAGGAGTATAGGCATAGAAATGCTCAAATGAGTTGGTGTGCTGAGCTCCAAGCTGAAAGGCCGCCCCGCCTGCTCCGCGGAATACGATCGGACAAGAGATCTGCCCACCCGACATCAGGCGTGATTTCGCAGCTGTATTTAGGATCTGGTCAATAGCGCACAGTGAGAAGTTAAAGGTCATAAACTCGACTATCGGACGGAGCCCCGCCATGGCAGCACCTATGCCGATACCAGCAAAGCCGTTCTCTGCAATTGGAGCGTCGATCACACGCTTAGGGCCGAACTGTGCCAGCATGCCCTTTGAGCACTTATAAGCGCCGTTATAATCACCGACCTCCTCACCGACAAGGAATACGCGCTCATCACGAACCATCTCCTCTGTCATCGCCTCCTGCAAGGCATCACGGATCTGGATCTCACGAACTGCTGGTTGGGACTGGGTATCATTAAGCATGGCGTTAGGCATAGATATAATCCAAAGCGGTTTCTGGGGCTGGGAACGGCGACTCTTCGGCGAATTTGACGGCATCCTGGATCTCATCCTCGATCTGCAGGTCGATCTGCTCACGTAGCGATAGCATTCCAAGCGCATCCATCTTCTCACCGAGAACCTTGATAGGGTCCTTGGACTTCCAGGAATCAACGTCCTGCTGCGTTCTGTACTTGGCTGGATCGGCCATTGAGTGACCACGATAGCGGTAGGTCTTGGCTTCAATTAACGTTGGAAGCTTCTGCTCGCGTGCCCGTTTTGCAGCGGCATGAATACACGACCTAACGGCGAACACATCGTGTCCATCAACGGTATCACGGGCCATCGGATAGGCTAGCGCACGAATTGAGAGATCGTCCGTTGCTGCTGTTTTCTCAAGCGGCGTGCCCATCGCAAAGTAATTGTTTTCGATCACGTAGATAACAGGGATCTCCCAGAGGGATGCAAGTGCCAAGCCCTCATGGAATGAGCCGATATTGATAGCGCCATCACCTAGAAAGCAGATCGCGATACCGTCGCTACCTAGGTACTTCTCTGCAAAGGCGAGTCCTGCGGCAACCGGAATTTGAGCTCCAACTATACCCCAGCCTCCCATAAAGCGGCGCGCAACGTCGTAAAAATGCATCGAACCACCGCGACCCTTGGCGCAGCCGGTCTCTTTGCCCATTAACTCAGCCATACCTGCGCGGGGCGAGCCGCCACGAGCAAGGAAGTGTCCGTGACAACGGTAGGCCGTCATAACGTAATCGCGCTCAGTTAGTACAGAGAGCGCCCCTACCGCTACGGCCTCCTGGCCAATGTAGAGGTGAAGAAATCCACCGATCTTCTTCTCGGTATAGAGGCGCGCAGCCTCCTCCTCGAAGCGGCGAATGCGCAACATCTTGCTATAAAGTTCAGTGAGTAACTCCTGCTCCATCGCTGCTTGATCCTTCATAAACCGTAACTTCGCAGGTTTATACCAGCGCACCGTGGGACTGTCCACCCGCTCAAAGCCACCCTAGTGAACGGCACCATACGGTAACATCCCTGAGAGTACTCGATATATTGCTAAGATCTATTGCCAAGATCAATTGTCAGTATAGCGGGTTAGCCCATCACAGCGTATTATCCAGGCATGCCCCCATACCGACATCTAATGGCCGTTGACCCAAGCTTAACCTGTTCAGGATGGGCGCTCTTTTCGGTAGCGGGGGGGGTGCTTCTATCCGTTGGTAAGCTACGGGGTTTGGGCCCATCGATATCCATGGCACTGCGGCTCGAAAAACTGCAGGGTGATATCGGCCGGGTTCTTGAGGGTCTAGGGCTTGGAGAAGAGGATGTTCTGGTGTGTGAGGCCCCCACTACGATGCGCGACCCTCATAACGCCATTAAAGTAGAGCAAGTGCGCGGGCTCTTTGAATCCCTCGCCAGAGCACGCGGGGTGATTGTGCCGGGGCGCATAAACCCCCGAACGGTACAGTATGAGGTGATGGGGCTACGCGGCAAGCAGACGCTGCGAGCTGAAGTCAAGTTGGCGGCGCTAAGGACCGTCGAATACCTCTACGCACAACCCCTAGCACAGATGGGATTGACAGATCTCTCTAAGCATCAGGATATAGTAGATGCTATCTTAATAGGACGGTTGGCGCTTGTACGTTTGGAGAATGCAAGGAACGGAGGAGGGCCACTTGAATCTAACTTTGAAGCTCAGGCGCAGCAGAATCGCCGTTCATGGAGGGTAAAGGCATGCGGTGTTTCAGATTAATTGACATAGCAGCATTAAGCTACCTGGGTAGGGTAGGGGTGCTTGTAGTTGCTGCAGTGATAAGTGCCCTTGCCCTGCCGGTTGCTAGCGCAGAGGAGGGGGCAGGCGAACAGGGTCAGGTAGAGAGCAAGGGGGCCGAGCATGCTGATACTAAGAGGAAGCCGGCTCTCAAGCCGGATCTGGGAGCAGACACCCGTGGACAGCATGAGTTGACCGTCTGCAGCCAGAACCTTAAGCTCCTTGGTACATTCGCAGCAACTAAGCAGAAGAATATAAAGTACACAGAGCGCCAGCACGAGGAGAAGATCGAGGACCTAGTTCAACGCTTCCTCTCGGTAAAGTGCGATGTAATCGGAGTGCAGGAGGTTCTCGGTGTTAATACAGCGGCGGCTGAGGCAGCCCTGCAACCCCTTGTAGATCGATTGCGTAAGGTTGCCAATCGAACTTATCAAATCCGAGTCAGCCCACCAGCCGAAGGGGGCATGACGCTAGGATTTCTT contains:
- a CDS encoding alpha-ketoacid dehydrogenase subunit beta, coding for MPNAMLNDTQSQPAVREIQIRDALQEAMTEEMVRDERVFLVGEEVGDYNGAYKCSKGMLAQFGPKRVIDAPIAENGFAGIGIGAAMAGLRPIVEFMTFNFSLCAIDQILNTAAKSRLMSGGQISCPIVFRGAGGAAFQLGAQHTNSFEHFYAYTPGLIVLAPATPYDMKGLLKSAIRDDNPVVFFESELTYGKRGPVPEGE
- the pdhA gene encoding pyruvate dehydrogenase (acetyl-transferring) E1 component subunit alpha, with protein sequence MKDQAAMEQELLTELYSKMLRIRRFEEEAARLYTEKKIGGFLHLYIGQEAVAVGALSVLTERDYVMTAYRCHGHFLARGGSPRAGMAELMGKETGCAKGRGGSMHFYDVARRFMGGWGIVGAQIPVAAGLAFAEKYLGSDGIAICFLGDGAINIGSFHEGLALASLWEIPVIYVIENNYFAMGTPLEKTAATDDLSIRALAYPMARDTVDGHDVFAVRSCIHAAAKRAREQKLPTLIEAKTYRYRGHSMADPAKYRTQQDVDSWKSKDPIKVLGEKMDALGMLSLREQIDLQIEDEIQDAVKFAEESPFPAPETALDYIYA